Within the Oncorhynchus clarkii lewisi isolate Uvic-CL-2024 chromosome 2, UVic_Ocla_1.0, whole genome shotgun sequence genome, the region TTTACAGCGTTCTTGGTAAAttatctttggcagtgatttacAGTGTTCTTGGTAaatcatctttggcagtgatttacAGCGTTCTTGGTAAAttatctttggcagtgatttacAGTGTTCTTGGTAaatcatctttggcagtgatttacAGCGTTCTTGGTAAATTATCTTTTGGCAGTGATTTACAGCGTTCTTGGTAAAttatctttggcagtgatttacAGTGTTCTTGGTAaatcatctttggcagtgatttacAGCGTTCTTGGTAaatcatctttggcagtgatttacAGTGTTCTTGGTAaatcatctttggcagtgatttacAGCGTTCTTGGTAAAttatctttggcagtgatttacAGTGTTCTTGgtaaatcacctttggcagtgatttacAGCGTTCTTGGTAAAttatctttggcagtgatttacAGTGTTCTTGGTAaatcatctttggcagtgatttacAGCGTTCTTGGTAAAttatctttggcagtgatttacAGCGTTCTTGGTAAAttatctttggcagtgatttacAGCGTTCTTGGTAAAttatctttggcagtgatttacAGCGTTCTTGGTAAATCTCTTAGAGCTTTCCACAACTGGATTATACACTATTTGCatatttattattttctaaattcttaaagctctatcaaattggttgttgatcattgctggacaTTTTCAGGTATtaacatagattttcaagtagatttaaatcaaaactgtaactcggccccTCAGGGACATTAGctgttttcttggtaagcaaatccagtgtagattttgccttgtgttttaggttattgtcttgctgaaaggtaaattcatTCCCAGTTTTTGGTGGAAAGCTGACtgtaccaggttttcctctaggattttgcctgtgcttagctccattctgttttttttcttatcctgaaaaactcgCCATTCCTTaaagatgacaagcatacccgtaacataatgcagccaccactatgcttgaaaatatgtagtggtactcagtaatgtgctgtattggatttgtcccaaacgtaacactttgtattcaggacaaaagggAATTGCTGAACacgtttttttgcagtattactttagtgccttattgcaatcaggatgcatgttttggaatagttttttttcctgtacagacttccttttcactgtaatttaggttagtattgttgagtaactacaatgttgttgatccatcctcagttttctcctatcacaggcaTTGAACTCTGTTTTAAattcaccattgacctcatggtgaaatccctgaaattgtgaggcattggaaaacctccctggtctgcgtggttgaatctgtttgaaattcactgctcaactgagggaccttacagttatctgtatgtgtgtaccTAGTACAGAGGCGAGGTGGTCATTAACTGTACAGAGGCGAGGTGGTCATTAACTGTACAGAGGCGAGGTGGTCATTAACTGTACAGAGGTGAGGTGGTCATTAACTGTACAGAGGCGAGGTGGTCATTAACTGTACAGAGGCGAGGTGGTCACTAACTGTACAGAGGCGAGGTGGTCACTAACTGTACAGAGGCGAGGTGGTCACTAACTGTACAGAGGCGAGGTGGTCACTAACTGTACAGAGGCGAGGTGGTCATTAACTGTACAGAGGCGAGGTGGTCATTAACTGTACAGAGGCGAGGTGGTCATTAACTGTACAGAGGCGAGGTGGTCATTAACTGTACAGAGGCGAGGTGGTCATTAACTGTACAGAGGCGAGGTGGTCATTAACTGTACAGAGGCGAGGTGGTCATTAACTGTACAGAGGCGAGGTGGTCACTAACTGTACAGAGGCGAGGTGGTCACTAACTGTACAGAGGCGAGGTGGTCACTAACTGTACAGAGGCGAGGTGGTCACTAACTGTACAGAGGCGAGGTGGTCACTAACTGTACAGAGGCGAGGTGGTCACTAACTGTACAGAGGCGAGGTGGTCACTAACTGTACAGAGGCGAGGCGGTCACTAACTGTACAGAGGCGAGGCGGTCACTAACTGTACAGAGGCGAGGCGGTCACTAACTGTACAGAGGCGAGGCGGTCACTAACTGTACAGAGGCGGTCACTAACTGTACAGAGGCGGTCACTAACTGTACAGAGGCGGTCACTAACTGTACAGAGGCGGTCACTAACTGTACAGAGGCGGTCACTAACTGTACAGAGGCGGTCACTAACTGTACAGAGGCGGTCACTAACTGTACAGAGGCGGTCACTAACTGTACAGAGGCGGTCACTAACTGTACAGAGGCGGTCACTAACTGTACAGAGGCGGTCACTAACTGTACAGAGGCGGTCACTAACTGTACAGAGGCGGTCACTAACTGTACAGAGGCGGTCACTAACTGTACAGAGGCGGTCACTAACTGTACAGAGGCGGTCACTAACTGTACAGAGGCGGTCACTAACTGTACAGAGGCGGTCACTAACTGTACAGAGGCGGTCACTAACTGTACAGAGGCGGTCACTAACTGTACAGAGGCGAGGCGGTCATTAACTGTACAGAGGCGAGGCGGTCACTAACTGTACAGAGGCGAGGCGGTCACTAACTGTACAGAGGCGAGGCGGTCACTAACTGTACAGAGGCGAGGCGGTCACTAACTGTACAGAGGCGGTCACTAACTGTACAGAGGCGGTCACTAACTGTACAGAGGCGGTCACTAACTGTACAGAGGCGGTCACTAACTGTACAGAGGCGAGGCGGTCACTAACTGTACCTAGTACAGAGGCGAGGCGGTCACTAACTGTACCTAGTACAGAGGCGAGGCGGTCACTAACTGTACCTAGTACAGAGGCGAGGCGGTCACTAACTGTACCTAGTACAGAGGCGAGGCGGTCACTAACTGTACCTAGTACAGAGGCGGTCATTAACTGTACAGAGGCGGTCATTAACTGTACAGAGGCGGTCACTAACTGTACAGAGGCGAGGTGGTCACTAACTGTACCTAGTACAGAGGCGAGGTGGTCACTAACTGTACCTAGTACAGAGGCGGTCATTAACTGTACAGAGGCGGTCATTAACTGTACAGAGGCGGTCACTAACTGTACAGAGGCGGTCACTAACTGTACAGAGGCGGTCACTAACTGTACAGAGGCGGTCACTAACTGTACAGAGGCGGTCACTAACTGTACAGAGGCGGTCACTAACTGTACAGAGGCGGTCACTAACTGTACAGAGGCGGTCACTAACTGTACAGAGGCGGTCACTAACTGTACAGAGGCGGTCACTAACTGTACAGAGGCGGTCACTAACTGTACAGAGGCGGTCACTAACTGTACAGAGGCGGTCACTAACTGTACAGAGGCGGTCACTAACTGTACAGAGGCGAGGCGGTCACTAACTGTACAGAGGCGAGGCGGTCACTAACTGTACAGAGGCGAGGCGGTCACTAACTGTACCTAGTACAGAGGCGGTCACTAACTGTACAGAGGCGAGGCGGTCACTAACTGTACAGAGGCGAGGCGGTCACTAACTGTACAGAGGCGGTCACTAACTGTACAGAGGCGGTCACTAACTGTACCTAGTACAGAGGCGAGGTGGTCATTAACTGTACCTAGTACAGAGGCGAGGTGGTCACTAACTGTACCTAGTACAGAGGCGAGGTGGTCACTAACTGTACAGAGGCGAGGTGGTCACTAACTGTACAGAGGCGAGGTGGTCACTAACTGTACAGAGGCGAGGTGGTCACTAACTGTACAGAGGCGAGGTGGTCACTAACTGTACAGAGGCGAGGTGGTCACTAACTGTACAGAGGCGAGGTGGTCACTAACTGTACAGAGGCGAGGTGGTCACTAACTGTACAGAGGCGAGGTGGTCACTAACTGTACAGAGGCGAGGTGGTCACTAACTGTACAGAGGCGAggtggtcattcaaaaatcatgttaaacactattattgcacacagagtccatgcaacttattatgtgacttgtgaagCACACTGTTACTCCTGGACTTATTTAAGCCATAAcagtttgaatacttattgactcaagacatttgaacttttttaaaattaatttgtaaaaacattattccactttgattatgggttattgtatgtaggccagtgaccaaaaaaaatctacatttgatCAATTTTAAGTTCAgactttaacacaacaaaatgtgcaagggtgagactactttctgaaggcactgtacaagaATAAGACTTTAGTCCATTTTACAATGACAACAGAGATGTTATACTGTATACTGGAGGGTTAAACCAAGCTTACTGAGAAGGCAGGCAGTACTATTCTGTCCTGCATGGTTACACATTCACTATAGTTGCTGGAATCGTGTTGAAAAGGGCTGTGTGAAGAGAGAATCCAAGCCGGCCCTAGTTTGGTTCAGGTCAGCACAATAAAGTGAAAAGGCTATAACTCACAGGCCAAACGGGTCTCCTTTTGGTCTGTTTTAAATGCTGGTGGTGGGCCATGAAAATCATAGTCTGTTTCTCTTTAGTCCCAGCGACAAACCTCCGGAAACAATAAGTATGGTGAATGGAGAGGCATTACAACAGGTACGAAGACCTTTACTAATGACCTAATGTAGAAGTATAGAAATGTTTGAACCTTTCTACATGTGTTTTCAAGATGTGTATAAGTATATAGATAATTACTTTATTACATGAAGAACATATTGATGTTATTTAGGGAAATGATTGTTAAATATATGTATACAGTTTCTTCTGGGCCATTTCAAATATAGCTGATTTATTTCTTACAAATGTTACATTGTCACAGACATTACcaatgtctccccccccccccccctctccagatGCCTAACAGTgagtccccctcctctcctccgggGCTGACCAGACCCCCGAGCAGTCTGGTTGTTCCTATCAGTGTAGTGGATCTCACTGCCCGTTCTCCCTTCGAGGGGGCTGCTGCAGAGTCCCAGTCGCTGTTCTCAGACAACAGTAACTTCAGACAACCCAACCCTATCCCGTCTGGCCTGCCCCCCTTCCCTAACACGCCTAGAGGGGGACCCGACTGGCCCATGACCCCTGAACCACAGAGCCTCTTCGCATCAGGTGGGTTGTGTGGGGtagacactgagacacacacacacactgtttagtaGACGATGCTTCCTTTTAACAGTGCAGTGTCGCGTCCCgggtggagcagtggtctaaggcactgctgtgccaccagagacactgggttcgcgcccaggctctgtcgcaaccgggaggcccatgtggcggcgcacaattggcctagcatcgtccgggttagggagggtttggccggcagggatgtccttgtctcatcgagcactagcgactcctgtggcgggccgggctcagtgcacgctgaccaggtcgccaggtgtacagtgtttcctccgacacattggtgcggctagcttccgggttggatgcgcattGGGTCAAGAAGCAGAGcagctaggttgggttgtgtttcggaggacgcatggctcttgaccttcgcctctcttaagtctgtacaggagttgcagcgatgagacaagattgtaactactaacaattggacacAACAAAACAAGGGGTGAAAAAAAACAGTGCAGTGTCTGCTCCACTGCTTTTCAACTTTGAAACATAACCACTAGATAAGTTTTCCATGGTTCTCTCCCTTCCCCAGACACAATACCGGTCTCGTCCTCCACAGACTGGCAGGCAGCCTTCGGCTTCGGCTCCTCATCCAAGACACAACAGCAGGACGACGACCTAGGCTTCGACCCCTTCGACATCACGAGGAAGGCCCTGGCTGACCTCATAGAGAAGGAGCTGTCAGTCCAGGACCAGCCCAGTCCGCTGGGGTCCCCCGGCCCCTTCAGCCTCCACCACCCCGGGTCCCACCACGGCCTTCACCTGCCCCCCTCCAACCCCAACCATTTCCCCAGTAGCCTTGGACCTCCACCCCGCCTCTCTCAGCTCCACCACAGGCAAATCTATAGTTCCTTTAGTTTCCCTGGTTCCCAGAGTCAGAGTAGTCATCATGGTGGCAGTCAGGCTGCCCAGGCCGCCACAGCCTCTCGGCATCCCTGGATGGACATGTCTCCCTCGGCACGCAACAATAATCACCTCTCACACTTGAACCACTCGGCCAACGCTGGAGGGGGACACGGAAACTTCCTGGACTTGAGCATGCCCCCTCAGCGCCACAGTACAGGGCTGGGAGGGATCCCCATATCAGGTAGGTTGTTATAAGACCCTGGCTCTGTCTTATTGGAGTGTTGAGGTTAGGAGTAAGTTATGTCTTGTCTCAATTCAGGAATTAAACAAAAATTGAAATTGGCATTTCAGTTTAAATCCTGAATGGACTGAATTGAAGTTCagttgaccccaaccctgtttgAGTCATGTTTAATACAGTCTGTCCAGTAGGACTGTAGCAAGCATTGAATGTCAAAACATGTCATCGTTTTGCCGATTTCTCCCATGTTTCCTGCAAGGTCAAAATGACAAATTACATGTAATGTAGTTCTGTGTTTTGGCCACAAGATGGCAGTCCAAAGCCACCTGTGAAGGTGTGGATTCATAAAATCTGTATTAAATGAAGCAAATCAGCACTGCTTATTTTCTAAttaaatatgttttctctctagAAAGCAGCTGTTCTATAGATGGCCTCAATGTGAAAGAATGGCAAGCTGGCCTGAGAGCTCTCCTCCCCAACATAAACATCAACTTCGGCGGTCTCCccaactcctcctcttcctcctcctcctcctcgtcctccagtGTGAACCACATCGGGCGGCCCAACCACCTGGGGGGTCCTGGGGGGCTAAATGGGCCAGGGGGGCTATCACACAGCCTCAGCTGGGACGGTACAGCCAGCTGGATGGACCCAGCCATCATCACAGGTAGTGAGTAACCCCAGACGTATTTATTACACGGGTACAatgcgatgatgatgatgatgacgacttTATTCTGTCATATAACATGCGGATATTTAACAACTATTTACACTAACTTATTAAGATAGGCTTGAAAGTGTTATAAGCAGAGTTGGACATGTCATCTTTATTTAGCCAGGATACTCTACTCACCAACAATAGTCACTGTTTTCCATGGAGATCTGTAGACTGCACTAAAGATACTAAATGGAATTGGGTCTCCATGGTTTCTCCAGCCGGTCCCGAGGGCTCCCTCTGGgtacacgttttggtttttgccctaatcAAAGGCTGATGATGAGTTGGCTATTTTGAATCTGCTGTgtggtgctagggcaaaaaccaaagcatgcagagtttgggaaactctgTCCTACAgttcccactcactcactcactcatccatctctctcctctcttcaggcATCCCAGCCTCGACAGGGAACAGTTTAGACCTTTTCCAAGAAGACCAGAACCCTCCCCACTGGCTCAAGTCCCTCCAGGCCCTGACAGAGATGGACGGCCCTGCCCTGCctagctcctctctcccccagcagCCCCAGAACCAACAGCACCTGTCCCTCCACAGCCACCACCACGGCCTCCTAGACCAGGCTGCCTCACAcccacacctccccctccaccacAGAGCTGGCTCCGGCTGGGCCCCTTACCTTCCCAGCCTGGCCCAACCCACACAGGCCAACCCCAGCCAGTTTCACAGCCCTCCCCCAGGCTTCCAGACAGCCTTCAGACCCCCAGGCCAGGGCGCTACCGAGCTGCTAAACAGTACCACCGCCGGAGACCGACACTAAAGACAGATTACAGCAGTGTCCCAACCCGATACAGATACAGTGTACACACACCAATCTGCAGATTATCAAATTATGAAGAATTATTAGCTAACAAAATAACAAGGCTGCTTTCTTTGTCCTTTAAACTTCTATCTTTTTGTTCTGTTCTGACGGCCTGTTTGTTCCTTTTTTTTCTTTTCCCCGTGTCACATGACATGCATTGTTAGTTACCCTCCCTTTTGGCCTGCCACCGACCAAGTCAATGCCTTACTGTGAGCTCCAGTAGTCAGGGGTGTGTTCAGTAGTTGTGAAACATTTTGAAAACGgaaagtgtttcttattggacagatAAATCCATGTAGTCCCTGCCGGTTTCACTTAGTTTTCTTTCGTTTGGtgcataatgaatatgacccggGTGAATTGTTTGGGATCAGACACTGCTGTGAGCTTCACTTGAGGTCCGTTCTTTATGATCTAGACGAGCACGGAGAACAGGAGCAGTACTAGGTTTGGTGACGCCGAAGTCGATAACTACAAAACGCACAGGAAACAAGATTAACGTGGGTAATTTTAAGAAGTTAACTCGTGATTTAAATATGAAATGGGTGAAAGAAGTGAAGTCACGATTACTCTGAGGATGAAGCAACCAAATGAATGGAAATCTGCTCTTAAAGCTTTGCCCTAAAAACCCTCATCAACCCCACTTTCAACAGAACAGGAGACCTGGATGAAACTCTACGCTCCCTCGCTGCAGAGAAGCCCTGGAGTGGTTCACTTTGGGCATGTGGCAAAATGCCTCAGTTTAACGGTTTAACAGGTATGGTTGAGAATCTTTCGAGAACTATTGTTGAGGGACTTGTAGTTGGTTCAGATGACAGGAAATTCTGCAGACAGAGATGGGCGGACTAAGACGTCAGGAGGGGTGAGTTGAGGGGCACAGGTAGGCTATACATGCTACGGTTTCCATGTTAGACACACGGTCACAATGGTGACGTTCCAGGCCGACTAGATTGTAGTCGTGCTGCACTCAATGCAGCAACCAATGATCAACCTTTTGAAGTCAATGTCAGACTGCTATATCATATGTGGTTAGCTGAGAACTGATCAGCTATAGCTGATTTAACTGGTTAGCTGAGAACACCTATCCAGGCGTTGTGAGATCTGGCAGGCGACTGCAATGTAGTCTGCCTGGAACGCGCCCAGCCAATGACTTGTCTCATGCAGGTCATTAAAACCAACGTTCATCCCTTTGGGGTCAGGGGTCATGGTGCCCCGTCCTGTAGTAGAGGGAAGATTCAGTTGAACCTCTGTATCAGAGGAAGTAGCACCACCTAACAGGAGGGCTGGCCGACTGGTTAAAGAGTCTCGCCACTGTTCGCTGGTCGGAAGAAGAATAGGCCAAGACTCGCGATACCAGACCTCGGCACGTTAACTGCTAATTCTGGTGAAACGGAGCGGTTGGCGTCGAGGCTAGAGAAAAAAGTACAGTATTTAAAAACTGTTGGGAGTATTACAGGCTAATACTGGGACGTCCTGAAACCAGGATTTGGTCTTATACACAGTGCCACTGTGTGGCACCTCCAGTAGGTAAACCCTTATCAGGAGAACTACCAGAAAGCAGACAAAACAGAGAAATGAAGGGGTTGATGAAAAGGCTTCCAGGATATGCAGGTCAAAACTAATGCTAATAAGGGTAGCCAATAGCGTTACAAGTTTACACCTTGTTAGACCCGTGAGGGCTTTCAACGAGGCCTTACCATGAATTAATGAGAGGCGCTTGAGTGATTGGGAAAGGGTGTCAAGATGTTCTGATATGTATCTGTATAAAACCTCTGAGAATGGAAATAATGCGATGTGATATCGTAAAGTGCTACAAGACAAGCTGACAAACGACGGCTTGCAATTTAATCCAAGGAGCTCTCTGCCTTCCTCTGGGCCAAGAAAATGAATAACCTCTCCTCCCTTCACAGCCTCTTTCTTTTAGGCTTAACTCAtgatctctccatctttctctctctctctccctctttctcctgccGTCCCCTATTAAAAACAGTATTCACCAGAAACAAGAACTGATCCAGGAGAAACCAACAGTCAGTCGTACCACCGTGGTTTTAAACATGACGCTGAGTTAAACACTCATTGAGGAGCTTAAAGGAATTGAACTGTCCTCTGCAGGTCTGGTAAAAGAAACCTTAAATAAAATGGAAACACCCAGTGCTCGATTTGGCTGTTTTTGTTTCACAGATTCACACACTGTCACGTTTCCTTGTCGTTAAAGTATTACATTGACTGTTCTGAAGTGTCATAACATGTCGATACAACCAGTGTTACAACTCGTAGGGTCTGTTTCCTGGACACGAATCAAAACCTATCCTGGACTAAAACCTTATTTCAATGGAGAATGTCCATTTGAGCATGCTTTCTACTCCAGCACTAGATTTGTTCTGCGCCTGGGAAACAGACCCCTAATGTTTCTGATGTAACGTCAGCTTGATCTCCACGGGAAACAGACCCCTAATGTTTCTGATGTAACGTCAGCTTGATCTCCACGGGAAACAGACCCCTAATGTTTCTGATGTAACGTCAGCTTGATCTCCACGGGAAACAGACCCCTAATGTTTCTGATGTAACGTCAGCTTGATCTCCACAGTGCGAAGACCTGCATTTTAAGACCAGTAGAAAATGTGAATGATCTTAAATGTGACACCACATAAACTCAAGTCAATCAATCATTACTTAAATGCTAGAGAGAAATTTCTTCAGGACTGTATTTGTACTTTCTCTCCACCAGGGGGCAGAGTCTTCTCTCACTGCTGAGGCTCTGCAACCCAAATTTAGTCTGTTGTTTCCCAAATTTAGTCTGTTGTTTCCCAAATTTAGTCTGTTGTTTCCCAAATTTAGTCTGTTGTTTCCCAAATGGCCcgctattccatatatagtgcactacttttgaccagagccctgtattgtactacatagggaataggatgctgtTTGAGACGGAGGCCCTGTTTCCCCCGACAACAGTTGGGAGAGCTCAGTGGGATGTTGACGCTCAGGTACTGAAGGTTATCTCTAAGTACATTGTGTCTTCGTTGTTTATCCCCTGTAAAAGccctgtaattgtttttaattctGTCCCAACTGATATCAAATTGACATTGTCCTACATTGATTTATTGACTTTGAAAAGCTGGCAGGAGTATGTGGCCAGCTAGATGGTGCTCTCAGATCTGAGGGTTTGTCTGAgaggtaggagtgtgtgtgtgtgtgttcttgcatACTGTATGCAGTCCTCGCCCACCTCCTGTGCAGTGCAACCTGGTCCACGCAGCCAGCCAGCCTATGCAGTACTATGTGGCTACCTGCAGCAGAATAGCAGTGTACTGCTATAGCTCACTCTGTAGGACCTCAGACAGACTGAAGGCATCACTGGGGGAAACTGATCCTGTGACATCACTACTGTCAGTTATGTACCGTGCCGACAGAATCCCGGTGTGACTTCAACAACTCACACTGGTAGAATAATGTTTACCATTTTATCATTTAATCAATGTCTTTTGTATTAGTTACATAAGGGATAGTCAAGGATATGCTAATGCATCATGACTTTATAAGAGTCCAACACTATTGTTTTACTTCCTGTCTTTCCTGTGAGATCTCACCCCATGTGTTCGTTCATGGACTGCGGTGACAAAATTGTAATGTTAGGTTATTCTTCTTGCCTCTGGGTGTTTGATGAATGAATGTCTCTACCGTTCATGAATTAGTTTAATCCAAAGCAAGGTTAAAAGGGAATGAATCCAACATTGTCCCTGTTACCTGTGGTCTTCCcagtgtgattattattattattattttttttttcaaacccCAGGCTTCTAGAATGTTGTTCTGAACCTTCTTGCTAATCAACGTCTTCCTACGAGTTAAATCAGTCAGGCAAGTCAGAAATAATCAAGGTTATGCTAATGAATCACAATATGAGAATCCAACCTTGTTCATAAGTTACCTGTGGTCTTCCCAGACTGTGTGGCTTACAACACCTTGTGCAGCCATGTTGTTTACCCTCCTACCTAAAGCTGTACATTTAATGTCCTCTTATGTAAATGCAGTGTTACTTTCTGAGGCAAAGGTTATGCTATGAATCCAACGTCGTCCATAATGTGACCTCTGGTCTTCCCACTGGGACTTCTACACGCTGCTGGAATATACTTAGCTATATTTATCATTTTCACGGGAGGCAAAGCAGCGTTCGTTATCCTCTTCTATTTGCCTCTGGTCTGCTGGGCATTGTGACTGGTTGTTCCTCTTGGAGGTGAGGTGTTTCCTGGCCAGGATGGCTGGA harbors:
- the LOC139375607 gene encoding CCR4-NOT transcription complex subunit 4-like isoform X2, with product MSHSPEMKDDSMECPLCMEPLEIDDVNFFPCTCGYQICRFCWHRIRTDENGLCPACRKPYPEDPAVYKPLSQEEIQRIKNEKKQKQNEKKQKVTENRKHLASVRVVQRNLVFVVGLSQRLADPEVLKRPEYFGKFGKIHKVVINNSTSYAGSQGPSASAYVTYIRSEDALRAIQCVNNVVVDGRTLKASLGTTKYCSYFLKSMQCPKPDCMYLHELGDEAASFTKEEMQAGKHQEYEQTLLQDLYKMNPSFLQTSPCAGEKSKSRSSNSTHRPNNGKDGWPILSGYGGKLANGLSEDRKSPPLLDCCLDPEGMTSDGLGLGLGLDTELGMGSGQVAALSPFSSNCDSNSPSDKPPETISMVNGEALQQMPNSESPSSPPGLTRPPSSLVVPISVVDLTARSPFEGAAAESQSLFSDNSNFRQPNPIPSGLPPFPNTPRGGPDWPMTPEPQSLFASDTIPVSSSTDWQAAFGFGSSSKTQQQDDDLGFDPFDITRKALADLIEKELSVQDQPSPLGSPGPFSLHHPGSHHGLHLPPSNPNHFPSSLGPPPRLSQLHHRQIYSSFSFPGSQSQSSHHGGSQAAQAATASRHPWMDMSPSARNNNHLSHLNHSANAGGGHGNFLDLSMPPQRHSTGLGGIPISESSCSIDGLNVKEWQAGLRALLPNININFGGLPNSSSSSSSSSSSSVNHIGRPNHLGGPGGLNGPGGLSHSLSWDGTASWMDPAIITGIPASTGNSLDLFQEDQNPPHWLKSLQALTEMDGPALPSSSLPQQPQNQQHLSLHSHHHGLLDQAASHPHLPLHHRAGSGWAPYLPSLAQPTQANPSQFHSPPPGFQTAFRPPGQGATELLNSTTAGDRH
- the LOC139375607 gene encoding CCR4-NOT transcription complex subunit 4-like isoform X1, coding for MSHSPEMKDDSMECPLCMEPLEIDDVNFFPCTCGYQICRFCWHRIRTDENGLCPACRKPYPEDPAVYKPLSQEEIQRIKNEKKQKQNEKKQKVTENRKHLASVRVVQRNLVFVVGLSQRLADPEVLKRPEYFGKFGKIHKVVINNSTSYAGSQGPSASAYVTYIRSEDALRAIQCVNNVVVDGRTLKASLGTTKYCSYFLKSMQCPKPDCMYLHELGDEAASFTKEEMQAGKHQEYEQTLLQDLYKMNPSFLQTSPCAGEKSKSRSSNSTHRPNNGKDGWPILSGYGGKLANGLSEDRKSPPLLDCCLDPEGMTSDGLGLGLGLDTELGMGSGQVAALSPFSSNCDSNSPSDKPPETISMVNGEALQQMPNSESPSSPPGLTRPPSSLVVPISVVDLTARSPFEGAAAESQSLFSDNSNFRQPNPIPSGLPPFPNTPRGGPDWPMTPEPQSLFASDTIPVSSSTDWQAAFGFGSSSKTQQQDDDLGFDPFDITRKALADLIEKELSVQDQPSPLGSPGPFSLHHPGSHHGLHLPPSNPNHFPSSLGPPPRLSQLHHRQIYSSFSFPGSQSQSSHHGGSQAAQAATASRHPWMDMSPSARNNNHLSHLNHSANAGGGHGNFLDLSMPPQRHSTGLGGIPISESSCSIDGLNVKEWQAGLRALLPNININFGGLPNSSSSSSSSSSSSVNHIGRPNHLGGPGGLNGPGGLSHSLSWDGTASWMDPAIITGSIPASTGNSLDLFQEDQNPPHWLKSLQALTEMDGPALPSSSLPQQPQNQQHLSLHSHHHGLLDQAASHPHLPLHHRAGSGWAPYLPSLAQPTQANPSQFHSPPPGFQTAFRPPGQGATELLNSTTAGDRH